In a single window of the Cucumis melo cultivar AY chromosome 11, USDA_Cmelo_AY_1.0, whole genome shotgun sequence genome:
- the LOC103490452 gene encoding pentatricopeptide repeat-containing protein At2g17210: MRFSNFHSGLGISDLISKIKDASYSGKWQEALRLYNEIRISGAQLSDTWVLPSILKSCSNISFNLGTAMHGCLIKQGCQSSTSITNSTIHFYMKYGDLDSAQRAFDSTKNKDSVSWNVMVHGNFSNGSVMAGLWWFNKGRFAHFQPNISSLLLVIQAFRELKIYSQGFAVHGYIVRSGFSAILSVQNSLLSLYAEVDLYFAHKLFGEMSVRNDVVSWSVMIGGFVQIGEDEQGLLMFRNMVTEAGISTDGVTVVSVLKACTNLRDISLGTMVHGLVIFRGLEDDLFVGNSLVDMYSKCCNVHSAFKAFKEIPEKNIISWNLMLSAYILNDSHLEALALLGTMVEEGAEKDEVTLVNVLQIAKHFLDSLKCRSVHGVIIRKGYESNELLLNSVIDAYAKCNLVELAGVVFDGMNKKDVVAWSTMIAGFARNGKPDEAISVFKQMNEEVIPNSVSIMNLMEACAISAELRQSKWAHGIAIRRGLAGEVAIGTSIVDMYSKCGDIEASIRAFNQIPQKNLVCWSAMISAFRINGLAHEALMLFEKIKQNGTKPNAVTALSLLSACSHGGLIEEGLSFFTSMFQKHGIEPGLEHYSCIVDMLSRAGKFNEALELIEKMPKEMEAGASIWGTLLSSCRSYGNILLGSGAASRVLQLEPLSSAGYMLASNLYANCGRMIDSAKMRRLAKEKGVKVVAGYSLVHSNSQTWRFVAGDVLNPRADEIYLMVQQLHGVMKIDCLKLLDGLFNIEFNG, encoded by the coding sequence ATGCGCTTCTCGAACTTTCACTCTGGTTTGGGGATTTCCGATTTGATTTCAAAGATCAAAGACGCATCATACAGCGGAAAATGGCAAGAAGCTCTTCGACTTTACAACGAAATCAGAATCTCTGGAGCTCAATTGTCAGACACTTGGGTGCTCCCTTCAATTCTGAAATCATGTTCGAACATTTCTTTCAATCTTGGGACCGCTATGCACGGATGTCTCATCAAACAAGGATGCCAATCTTCCACTTCCATTACTAATTCCACTATTcatttttatatgaaatatggtGATTTGGATTCAGCACAACGTGCTTTTGATTCTACGAAGAACAAGGATTCGGTATCTTGGAATGTGATGGTTCATGGGAATTTCTCGAATGGGAGCGTAATGGCAGGTTTGTGGTGGTTTAACAAGGGTCGATTTGCCCATTTTCAGCCCAATATTTCTTCGTTGCTACTTGTAATTCAGGCCTTTCGTGAGCTTAAAATTTACAGTCAAGGCTTTGCGGTTCATGGTTATATAGTTCGCTCTGGCTTCTCTGCCATTCTTTCAGTTCAAAATTCTCTGCTGAGCTTGTATGCTGAAGTGGATCTGTATTTTGCCCACAAATTGTTTGGTGAAATGTCTGTTAGAAATGATGTTGTTTCCTGGAGTGTGATGATCGGAGGTTTTGTTCAAATTGGGGAAGATGAACAGGGGTTGCTGATGTTTCGAAATATGGTCACAGAGGCTGGCATTTCAACAGATGGAGTGACTGTTGTTAGTGTTCTTAAAGCTTGCACCAACTTGAGAGATATTTCACTTGGAACTATGGTACATGGGTTGGTGATTTTTAGGGGCTTGGAAGATGATTTATTTGTTGGAAACTCTTTGGTAGACATGTATTCCAAATGTTGTAATGTTCATTCTGCATTTAAAGCTTTCAAGGAGATACCTGAGAAGAATATCATCTCGTGGAATTTGATGTTGTCGGCATATATTCTCAATGACAGTCATTTGGAAGCTTTGGCATTGCTTGGGACAATGGTCGAAGAAGGGGCTGAGAAAGATGAGGTGACCTTGGTGAATGTTCTTCAGATAGCTAAGCATTTTCTGGACTCATTAAAATGCCGGTCCGTCCATGGTGTGATTATACGGAAGGGATACGAATCAAATGAATTGCTGCTGAACTCTGTAATTGATGCTTATGCAAAATGCAATCTGGTTGAGCTTGCAGGTGTGGTTTTTGATGGAATGAATAAGAAAGATGTAGTGGCTTGGAGCACCATGATTGCAGGCTTTGCCCGTAATGGCAAACCTGACGAGGCGATATCAGTCTTCAAGCAAATGAATGAAGAGGTGATACCAAACAGTGTTTCGATAATGAATCTTATGGAGGCTTGTGCTATCTCTGCGGAATTGAGACAATCGAAATGGGCCCACGGTATAGCTATCAGAAGAGGTTTGGCTGGTGAAGTAGCTATTGGAACTTCCATTGTTGACATGTACTCAAAATGTGGAGACATAGAAGCCTCCATTAGAGCCTTCAACCAAATCCCACAAAAAAATCTTGTGTGTTGGAGTGCTATGATATCTGCCTTTCGCATCAACGGTCTTGCACACGAAGCCTTAATGTTGtttgagaaaataaaacaaaacggCACTAAGCCAAATGCTGTGACTGCTCTGTCATTGCTATCTGCTTGTAGCCATGGAGGACTAATTGAAGAAGGACTCTCTTTTTTCACATCCATGTTTCAGAAACATGGAATTGAGCCTGGTTTGGAGCATTACTCATGCATTGTCGACATGTTATCACGAGCGGGGAAATTTAACGAAGCGTTAGAGTTGATTGAGAAGATGCCTAAAGAAATGGAAGCAGGTGCTAGCATTTGGGGGACACTCTTGAGTTCTTGTAGGAGCTACGGAAACATTTTGCTTGGCTCGGGAGCAGCCTCTCGTGTTCTCCAACTCGAACCTTTGAGCTCGGCTGGCTACATGCTTGCATCGAACTTGTATGCAAACTGTGGGCGAATGATCGATTCTGCAAAAATGAGAAGGTTGGCAAAAGAGAAAGGAGTTAAAGTTGTTGCTGGCTATAGTTTGGTGCATAGTAATTCACAGACTTGGCGATTTGTTGCTGGAGATGTGCTCAATCCAAGAGCTGATGAGATCTATTTAATGGTTCAACAATTGCACGGTGTAATGAAGATTGATTGTTTGAAACTTTTAGATGGGCTTTTCAACATTGAGTTTAATGGTTAA